The segment CAAGACGCGGTCTTATGTCCGGCCGACGGGCGCGTCATCATGGTGGGTCCGGCCGAGGACCCGTACCTGAAGCGGCCGGCCATCAAATGCAGCATCTTCATGAATGTCTTCAACGTCCACTCCAATCGTCTGCCGGTCGCCGGACAGGTTCGGCGCCGCTGGTACAGTCCAGGACGTTTTTTGAATGCATCCTTGGACAAGGCCTCGGAGCATAATGAGCGCAACGCGCTCTGGATCACGACCGCGGGCGGAGACGATGTCGTGGTCGTGCAGGTTGCAGGCCTGATCGCGCGGCGCATCCTCTGCTATGTGGGCGAGGGCGAGGTGGTGGACCGGGGAAGGCGGTATGGATTCATCCGCTTCGGCTCGCGCGTCGATGTCTATCTGCCGCCGGGGGCGCATCCCGAGGTCGCCTTGGGCGATAAGGTAAAGGCCGGATCGCAGGTCCTGGCCCGTCTCGCGGGTCGAGACCCGCGCGTTCAGTGAGGGGCGCGATGATGGAAGACAAGCGCAAGGGTATCTATATCCTGCCGAATCTCTTTACGACGGCGGCGCTCTTCGCCGGCTTTTATGCCATCGTGCAGGCCATGAAGGGCGAGTTCTGGCACGCGGCCGTGGCGGTGTTCATCGCCATGGTCATGGACGGGCTGGACGGGCGGGTGGCGCGCTGGACGCACACCGAGAGCGATTTCGGGGCACAGTATGACAGCCTGTCGGACATGGTGTCGTTCGGGCTTGCCCCGGCGCTGGTTGTCTATGAATGGGGGCTCTCGGGGCTCGGCAAGCTCGGCTGGCTGGCGGCCTTTATCTACTCGGCGGCTGCCGCCTTGCGTCTGGCGCGCTTCAATATTCAGACCAGCACGGACCGGCGACTGTCGTTCCATGGTTTACCGAGTCCAGCGGCGGCGGCGGTCGTTACCGGTCTGGTGTGGGTCCTGCAAGGTTATGGTGCGCCGCCGCTGTGGCTACGCGCCACGGCCTTGGCCGTTACCGTCTTGATCGGTGCGGCGATGGTCAGCAATATCCGCTACCATAGCTTCAAGCACATCGACTTAAAGGGGCGGGTGCCCTTTATCGCGGTGTTGGCCATCGTCCTGATCTTCGTGCTGATCTCGCTCGATCCCGCGCGCGTGCTGTTTGCCCTGTTTTTCTGTTATGCCCTGTCGGGGCCGATCGATTCGCTGGTACGCCGCTATCGTCGCTCGCTGCATAGGCGCCGATTGGGTGACAGCCACGAGGGATCGCCGCGGGTCTGACGGTCGCGTATCGTGCGACCCGCGCGCGTCGCCCTTCGGCCGGGGATGGGCGGGCGTCAGGGCAGGAAGGATGCGGGCTCGTCGATCAGGCCGGCCGCGGGCGTTCCCTGATGAAAGTGGATCTGCCAGCGCCCATATTGGCATCGCCACACCGAGCTGCGCCAGGTGGCCGCCCTGTCGCCTTCCTCCTCTTCGGCATCGACCAGCAGATAGACGATCAGGGCGACCTCCGGGGACAGAAAGCGTACCTGGAAATCGCGGATCGTGGTCTCTCGGCGCCGTTTGCCGGTCAGTCGTCTCAGGGTTTCAGTGCGATCATAGAGCCGCCCGGAACAGCCGATCTCATAGAAGTCATCGGCAAGCAGCATGGCGGGACTTGGTTCGTCCGGGTTCTGGCTGCAGTTCAAGAGCCGCTCCTCGAGGATGCGCAGGAGGTGGGGGGAATCGCGGTTGGTCATCGCTGTCGCCCTCTAGGTGCGGCCATGAGAAGGGACTTCCAGAGGCAACGATAGGGGTGCTGGAGGGGGCCGTCAAGGGGCTGCCTGAATCGTATCCGCAATGAGACCCTGGCGCGGGCATGGGCGCCGGGTTTTCCGGGAATCGCTAACGACGCCTTCGGCCGTGGGCGGGCGTTGTCGTAGGCGCCCATGACGGCGCGCGCCCCGAGAGGTGTGGCCCGGGCCCCTGTTTGAAGGCGCACCCCCATCTTTGCCATACTGGGCCCGTCCGGCCTTGGGCCCGGTGGTGGTCAGGCCGCGGACAATCAGGCCCGTCGGGCGGTCTTTGAGGCCATGGTATGGACGGACATCGTACAGCGGCCGGCAGGCCGCTTTTCATGACCCCCTGCAGGCCCATCGCGGGATGGCGAGATCGCGTATGCCCATTGGGCGGGGGTGGCCGTCGCCCCGACAGCGGGGGTGCGCGCCTTGCGCGCAAGCGGCCGTGCCGCCCATGAAAGACCCCGGACGACCGGCGGCGAGTTTCTGGGCAGTCGCTTTGGTGGTCGCGGTGGCGGCATTCATGGAGGTGCTGGACCTCACGATCGTCAACGTATCCTTGCTGCACATCATGGGCAGCATGGCGATCTCTCAGAACCGGGCCATCTGGGTGCTTACGGCCTACACCATGACCAATGCCATCATTCTGCCTCTGAGCGGCTGGTTGGCCACCACGCTGGGACGCAAGCGCTACTTCATGGGCTGTATCGCCGCATTCTCGCTGACCTCGCTGTTATGCGGCCTTAGTCCCAATTTTCCCGCGCTCGTGCTGTTCCGGGCCTTGCAAGGCATTGCCGGCGGGGGACTGCAACCCAATGCCCAGGCCATCCTCACCGATGCCGCGCCCGCCGCCAAGCGCGGTATGGCGTTTGCGATCTATGGTATGGCCGTGGTGTTTGCGCCGGCCATCGGCCCCACGGTTGGCGGTTGGATCACGGACCATATAGGCTGGCGCTGGATCTTTCTTATCAATGTCCCGGTCGGGTTGCTGATCCTGCCTCTGGTGCAGGCATTGGTCCACGACCCGGAGTCTTTTGTGCAGGCGCGTCGCGTGCGGCAGGCGTCCGCGCCGCACGTGGATTTCATGGGCTTTGCGCTCATCACCCTGGGTCTTGGCCTCATGCAGGTGGTGCTCGACCGTGGTCAGCAGGATGGCTGGTTCAGCTCCCTGCCCATCGTGACTATGACCATCACCGTGATCCTGGCGCTTGTGGTCTTTGTGGTTCGCGAGTGGCGCCAGGCGGACCCGATCGTGGATCTGCGACTGCTTCGTGATCGGGGCTTCGCCGCCGCCAATGTCCTCATGTTCATGCTCGGTGCGCTGCTCCTCGGTAGTACCGCCTTGCTGCCGCTTTTCATGCAGTCGCTGTTGGGCTACACGGCCATGGATGCCGGCCTTGTGCTGTCCCCGGGAGGGCTTGCCATCATGGCCCTTATGCCTGTGGTGGGACAGCTCGTGTCGCGCTTCGATGGCCGCGTCCTGATCGCAGGCGGGCTCTGCGTCAGCGGTTTCGCGACCCTGCTCATGACGCATTTCGACACCCATACGGGCTTTACGACGCTCGTTTGGACACGTGCGCTCCAGGCCGCGGGCCTCGCCTTTT is part of the Acidiferrobacter thiooxydans genome and harbors:
- a CDS encoding phosphatidylserine decarboxylase, giving the protein MAAAVLVTWGWGPWVALPLWLFAVFVLQFFRDPRRVLAEGQDAVLCPADGRVIMVGPAEDPYLKRPAIKCSIFMNVFNVHSNRLPVAGQVRRRWYSPGRFLNASLDKASEHNERNALWITTAGGDDVVVVQVAGLIARRILCYVGEGEVVDRGRRYGFIRFGSRVDVYLPPGAHPEVALGDKVKAGSQVLARLAGRDPRVQ
- the pssA gene encoding CDP-diacylglycerol--serine O-phosphatidyltransferase; amino-acid sequence: MMEDKRKGIYILPNLFTTAALFAGFYAIVQAMKGEFWHAAVAVFIAMVMDGLDGRVARWTHTESDFGAQYDSLSDMVSFGLAPALVVYEWGLSGLGKLGWLAAFIYSAAAALRLARFNIQTSTDRRLSFHGLPSPAAAAVVTGLVWVLQGYGAPPLWLRATALAVTVLIGAAMVSNIRYHSFKHIDLKGRVPFIAVLAIVLIFVLISLDPARVLFALFFCYALSGPIDSLVRRYRRSLHRRRLGDSHEGSPRV
- a CDS encoding DUF4440 domain-containing protein produces the protein MTNRDSPHLLRILEERLLNCSQNPDEPSPAMLLADDFYEIGCSGRLYDRTETLRRLTGKRRRETTIRDFQVRFLSPEVALIVYLLVDAEEEEGDRAATWRSSVWRCQYGRWQIHFHQGTPAAGLIDEPASFLP
- a CDS encoding DHA2 family efflux MFS transporter permease subunit; its protein translation is MKDPGRPAASFWAVALVVAVAAFMEVLDLTIVNVSLLHIMGSMAISQNRAIWVLTAYTMTNAIILPLSGWLATTLGRKRYFMGCIAAFSLTSLLCGLSPNFPALVLFRALQGIAGGGLQPNAQAILTDAAPAAKRGMAFAIYGMAVVFAPAIGPTVGGWITDHIGWRWIFLINVPVGLLILPLVQALVHDPESFVQARRVRQASAPHVDFMGFALITLGLGLMQVVLDRGQQDGWFSSLPIVTMTITVILALVVFVVREWRQADPIVDLRLLRDRGFAAANVLMFMLGALLLGSTALLPLFMQSLLGYTAMDAGLVLSPGGLAIMALMPVVGQLVSRFDGRVLIAGGLCVSGFATLLMTHFDTHTGFTTLVWTRALQAAGLAFLFIPINTLAFASLPGSKSSNASAIINMSRNIGGSVGMSIAATILARRAQYHQNQLVARITPYNPDLHSYLAAVQTAIGHTVPMAGFAHLYATVLRQSEMLAYIDDFELMGILFFACLPLVLLFRRVKPSPHGR